A single region of the Nocardioides sp. W7 genome encodes:
- a CDS encoding DUF4157 domain-containing protein: MSGRERHPRSARRRPDGERDTAPGSLKVGAADDHAERDADRRAHDALGWLAAQDPAPLGPVRTTTPAERPASDVRRRHAPGQDSVIGAAGGTLDAGTEREIKAAAGRGTALEAPVLRSMEAAFGADLDRVRVHRGADADRLSRSMSARAFTTGNDIFFSQGAYAPETEQGRHDLAHELGHVLQGGGAVRRLLSISTRDLDAVGTAGPRAMTSSFAKVREALADVWRAKTPEKRMQFMHKLNNLCLDYLNTHKRSDDPKGAERRRLVDALADQLAAELARGSQDEAQADYLQAAGGKAKGAKERFNLKAMSHSSRVTARREDSTPDLVAAKSIGLSQAEYNAITTFTGEDYKYINPATANSPGWMDTTKKNARTVVDHDMLDNDTATLVEEGTLHTGVAMQGLARMPEYTQTVYRGQPMDDQQLAALRRSKAWSCASMASATKARHIAESFSVRNAQDKTHRVVFAIEDSGGRDIEVFSQVKSEKEVLLLAGSKYAVTKIERTDAPSYYEKVKASDGTVPRWWLVTLKSTKKGARAPEAAPARPARPAPGKRPSGS, from the coding sequence ATGTCAGGACGTGAACGACACCCCCGGTCCGCGCGACGCCGTCCGGACGGCGAGCGCGACACAGCTCCGGGCTCGCTGAAGGTCGGGGCCGCCGACGACCACGCCGAGCGCGACGCCGACCGGCGCGCGCACGACGCCCTCGGCTGGTTGGCGGCGCAGGATCCCGCTCCCCTGGGCCCGGTCAGGACGACCACGCCGGCCGAGCGGCCGGCGAGTGACGTACGGCGTCGCCACGCTCCCGGGCAGGACAGCGTCATCGGCGCCGCCGGCGGCACCCTGGACGCCGGCACGGAGCGGGAGATCAAGGCCGCCGCCGGCCGCGGCACGGCCCTCGAGGCACCGGTGCTTCGCTCCATGGAGGCGGCGTTCGGTGCGGATCTCGACCGGGTCCGAGTGCATCGCGGCGCCGACGCCGACCGACTCTCGCGGTCGATGTCCGCGCGGGCGTTCACGACCGGCAACGACATCTTCTTCTCCCAGGGCGCCTACGCCCCCGAGACCGAGCAGGGCCGCCACGACCTGGCCCACGAGCTCGGCCACGTGCTGCAGGGCGGTGGCGCCGTACGCCGGCTGCTGTCGATCTCGACCCGCGACCTCGACGCCGTGGGCACGGCGGGCCCGCGGGCGATGACGTCGTCGTTCGCGAAGGTCCGGGAGGCCCTCGCCGACGTCTGGCGGGCGAAGACGCCGGAGAAGCGGATGCAGTTCATGCACAAGCTGAACAATCTCTGCCTCGACTACCTCAACACACACAAGCGCAGCGACGACCCGAAGGGCGCCGAGCGGCGCCGGCTGGTCGACGCCCTGGCGGACCAGCTCGCGGCCGAGCTGGCGCGGGGCAGCCAGGACGAGGCGCAGGCCGACTACCTCCAGGCCGCCGGCGGCAAGGCGAAGGGCGCTAAAGAGCGGTTCAACCTCAAGGCCATGTCGCACAGCTCGCGCGTGACCGCCCGTCGGGAGGACTCCACCCCGGACCTCGTGGCCGCCAAGTCGATCGGCCTGAGCCAGGCGGAGTACAACGCCATCACCACCTTCACGGGCGAGGACTACAAGTACATCAACCCCGCCACGGCCAACAGCCCGGGCTGGATGGACACGACCAAGAAGAACGCGCGGACCGTGGTCGACCACGACATGCTCGACAACGACACGGCGACCCTCGTCGAGGAGGGCACCCTGCACACCGGGGTCGCCATGCAGGGTCTGGCCCGGATGCCGGAGTACACCCAGACCGTCTACCGCGGGCAGCCGATGGACGACCAGCAGCTCGCCGCGCTGCGCCGGTCGAAGGCGTGGTCGTGCGCCAGCATGGCCAGCGCGACCAAGGCGCGCCACATCGCCGAGAGCTTCAGCGTCCGCAATGCCCAGGACAAGACGCACCGCGTGGTCTTCGCCATCGAGGACAGCGGCGGCCGCGACATCGAGGTCTTCTCCCAGGTCAAGTCCGAGAAGGAGGTGCTCCTCCTCGCCGGCTCGAAGTACGCCGTCACCAAGATCGAGCGGACCGACGCACCGTCGTACTACGAGAAGGTGAAGGCCAGCGACGGCACCGTGCCGCGGTGGTGGCTGGTCACCCTGAAGTCGACCAAGAAGGGAGCTCGCGCCCCCGAGGCCGCCCCGGCAAGGCCGGCCCGACCCGCGCCCGGGAAGCGGCCGTCCGGCTCCTGA
- a CDS encoding helix-turn-helix transcriptional regulator, with protein sequence MARGLTAERVRQDVDVVARAGLDLDAFLEEAVESVRRAVPWAAACLATHDPGTHMLTSARKYGFDRDANDHDHEFGLIEYGTVEPTAFTELAVAARPAAGVHLTHGGEIERSGRMSSFMVPNFGFGDEVRMVFRDGAQTWGAMALFRGSDEPPFAPADVEFLASLSTQFARGVRTGMLTRLADTPPPDSPAGPAVLIIGSDNQVAQMSLGAEARVADLMGGAAAGDPMAVIGSLVGAARRYARGESSLPPRARVRAVSGMWLVVHAAPLSSFGDRDGDVVVTIEEARPPEIVTLVVAAFGLTQRERDVTQLVLQGVDTKEIAATLHVSTYTVQDHLKSVFDKADVRSRRELISRVYFDQYVPRMGSELSPSGWFA encoded by the coding sequence ATGGCCCGAGGACTGACCGCCGAGCGCGTGCGACAGGACGTCGACGTCGTCGCGCGGGCCGGGCTCGACCTCGACGCCTTCCTGGAGGAGGCGGTGGAGTCGGTACGCCGGGCCGTCCCGTGGGCGGCCGCCTGCCTGGCCACGCACGACCCCGGCACGCACATGCTCACCAGCGCCCGCAAGTACGGCTTCGACCGCGACGCGAACGACCACGACCACGAGTTCGGGCTCATCGAGTACGGCACCGTCGAGCCGACCGCCTTCACCGAGCTCGCCGTCGCTGCGCGACCCGCGGCCGGCGTCCACCTGACGCACGGTGGCGAGATCGAGCGCTCCGGCCGGATGAGCTCGTTCATGGTGCCGAACTTCGGGTTCGGCGACGAGGTGCGGATGGTCTTCCGGGACGGGGCGCAGACCTGGGGTGCGATGGCGCTGTTCCGCGGCTCCGACGAGCCGCCGTTCGCCCCCGCCGACGTGGAGTTCCTGGCCTCGCTGTCGACGCAGTTCGCCCGCGGGGTCCGGACCGGCATGCTGACCCGGCTGGCCGACACCCCGCCGCCGGACTCACCCGCCGGGCCGGCCGTCCTCATCATCGGCTCCGACAACCAGGTCGCACAGATGAGCCTCGGCGCCGAGGCCAGAGTCGCCGACCTGATGGGCGGAGCGGCCGCCGGCGACCCGATGGCTGTCATCGGCTCCCTCGTCGGTGCCGCGCGCCGCTACGCCCGGGGCGAGTCCAGCCTGCCTCCCCGGGCCAGGGTGCGTGCCGTGAGTGGGATGTGGCTGGTGGTGCACGCCGCCCCGCTGAGTTCCTTCGGGGACCGCGACGGGGACGTCGTGGTCACCATCGAGGAGGCCCGCCCGCCCGAGATCGTGACCCTGGTCGTGGCCGCCTTCGGGCTCACCCAGCGCGAGCGCGACGTCACCCAGCTGGTGCTGCAGGGCGTCGACACCAAGGAGATCGCGGCCACGCTGCACGTCTCGACGTACACCGTCCAGGACCACCTGAAGTCGGTCTTCGACAAGGCCGACGTGCGCAGCCGCCGCGAGCTGATCTCCCGGGTCTACTTCGACCAGTACGTCCCGCGGATGGGCTCCGAGCTCAGCCCCTCCGGCTGGTTCGCCTGA
- a CDS encoding ATP-dependent DNA ligase — translation MDLPVLPPVRPMLAKSVSGIPDPDKYGGLSFEPKWDGFRCLVFRDGDEVELASRNTKPLTRYFPEVVAAIKEQLPERCVIDGELFVAVDQRLEFEVLQERVHPAASRIAMLSEKTPAGFVAFDLLALGDESYLDRPFAERRAALERALPGLTGPCHLTRTTTDPAVAEGWFDRFEGAGLDGVVAKPLGAPYSPNGRTMLKIKHERTADVVLAGYREHKTSTPERPLIGSLLLGLQTDEGLQHVGVSASFTEKRRAELYDELQPLVCPIDEHPWGHWAEFLTANPARVPGTQSRWSQGKDLSFTPLRPERVLEVKYDHMEGRRFRHTAHFKRWRPDRDPESCGYGQLEEPVGYDLSEVLGGGAED, via the coding sequence GTGGACCTGCCCGTGCTGCCGCCCGTCCGGCCGATGCTCGCCAAGTCGGTGTCCGGCATCCCCGACCCCGACAAGTACGGCGGGCTCAGCTTCGAGCCCAAGTGGGACGGCTTCCGGTGCCTGGTCTTCCGCGACGGCGACGAGGTCGAGCTGGCCTCGCGCAACACCAAGCCGCTGACCCGTTACTTCCCCGAGGTGGTCGCGGCGATCAAGGAGCAGCTGCCGGAGCGCTGCGTGATCGACGGCGAGCTGTTCGTCGCCGTCGACCAGCGACTGGAGTTCGAGGTGCTCCAGGAGCGGGTGCACCCGGCCGCGTCGCGGATCGCGATGCTCAGCGAGAAGACCCCCGCCGGGTTCGTGGCCTTCGACCTGCTCGCACTCGGCGACGAGTCGTACCTCGACCGCCCGTTCGCCGAGCGCCGCGCCGCCCTGGAGCGGGCCCTGCCGGGCCTGACCGGCCCCTGCCACCTGACCCGCACCACCACCGACCCGGCTGTCGCAGAGGGCTGGTTCGACCGGTTCGAGGGCGCGGGACTCGACGGCGTGGTCGCCAAGCCGCTGGGGGCGCCGTACTCCCCCAACGGGCGGACGATGCTGAAGATCAAGCACGAGCGCACCGCGGACGTGGTGCTGGCCGGCTACCGCGAGCACAAGACCAGCACCCCGGAGCGGCCGTTGATCGGCAGCCTGCTGCTCGGCCTGCAGACCGACGAGGGCCTGCAGCACGTCGGCGTCAGCGCGAGCTTCACCGAGAAGCGACGCGCGGAGCTGTACGACGAGCTGCAGCCGCTGGTCTGCCCGATCGACGAGCATCCGTGGGGCCACTGGGCGGAGTTCCTGACGGCGAACCCCGCTCGGGTCCCCGGCACCCAGAGCCGCTGGAGCCAGGGCAAGGACCTCTCGTTCACGCCGCTGCGACCCGAGCGGGTGCTGGAGGTGAAGTACGACCACATGGAGGGTCGCCGGTTCCGGCACACCGCCCACTTCAAGCGGTGGCGGCCCGACCGCGACCCGGAGTCGTGCGGCTACGGACAGCTCGAGGAGCCGGTCGGCTACGACCTTTCCGAGGTCCTCGGCGGCGGCGCCGAGGACTAG
- the msrB gene encoding peptide-methionine (R)-S-oxide reductase MsrB, whose product MGYDVEKSDAEWREQLSPDEYAVLRQAGTERAFTGEYTDIETTGIYRCKACQSKLFESDTKFHSGCGWPSFYQPISDTIEYIEDVSHGMKRVEVRCANCGSHLGHVFPDGYGTPTGDRYCINSISLTLEPVDPA is encoded by the coding sequence ATGGGTTACGACGTGGAGAAGTCCGACGCCGAGTGGCGCGAGCAGCTCTCGCCCGACGAGTACGCCGTACTCCGTCAGGCCGGCACCGAGCGCGCCTTCACCGGCGAGTACACCGACATCGAGACGACCGGCATCTACCGCTGCAAGGCCTGCCAGTCCAAGCTCTTCGAGTCCGACACCAAGTTCCACTCCGGCTGCGGCTGGCCGAGCTTCTACCAGCCGATCAGCGACACGATCGAGTACATCGAGGACGTCTCCCACGGGATGAAGCGGGTCGAGGTCCGCTGCGCGAACTGCGGCTCGCACCTGGGCCACGTCTTCCCCGACGGGTACGGCACCCCCACCGGCGACCGCTACTGCATCAACTCGATCAGCCTGACGCTGGAACCGGTCGACCCCGCTTGA
- a CDS encoding DNA polymerase domain-containing protein, translating to MAKAPAVEVEAGGRAVRISSPDRVIYEATDQTPEVTKLMVAEYFASVDDGLMRALRERPTALERWTSGVRPGMKLATGPQDKDADAFYQKRVPKGAPDFLETVEITFPSGRTAEEICPTEIAVPVWCAHMGTLTFHPWPVRRADVDRPDELRLDLDPQPGTTFADSVRVAGVAKELLEELGLVGYPKTSGNRGVHVFVRIEPRWEFVDVRHAAIAFGRALAARDDQVTVEWWKEERGERIFVDFNQNNRDRTMASAYSLRPLPGAPVSTPLSWAELAETKDPKELNLFTVPERLADTGDAWAGIDEVAYSLQPLLDLWEEQGAVELNFPPDYPKMPGEPPRVQPSKKVASHWDEDGNRVEP from the coding sequence ATGGCAAAGGCTCCCGCGGTAGAGGTCGAGGCGGGTGGCCGCGCCGTCCGCATCTCCAGCCCGGACCGGGTGATCTACGAGGCGACCGACCAGACGCCCGAGGTGACCAAGCTGATGGTCGCCGAGTACTTCGCGAGCGTCGACGACGGCCTGATGCGCGCGCTGCGCGAGCGGCCCACCGCGCTGGAACGGTGGACGTCCGGCGTGCGGCCCGGGATGAAGCTGGCCACCGGCCCGCAGGACAAGGACGCCGACGCGTTCTACCAGAAGCGGGTGCCCAAGGGCGCGCCCGACTTCCTGGAGACCGTCGAGATCACCTTCCCCTCGGGGCGCACCGCGGAGGAGATCTGCCCGACCGAGATCGCCGTCCCCGTCTGGTGCGCCCACATGGGCACGCTGACCTTCCACCCCTGGCCGGTACGCCGCGCCGACGTGGACCGGCCCGACGAGCTGCGCCTCGACCTCGACCCGCAGCCCGGCACGACGTTCGCCGACTCCGTCCGCGTCGCCGGCGTGGCCAAGGAGCTCCTCGAGGAGCTCGGCCTGGTCGGCTACCCGAAGACCTCCGGCAACCGCGGCGTGCACGTCTTCGTCCGGATCGAGCCGCGGTGGGAGTTCGTCGACGTGCGGCACGCGGCGATCGCCTTCGGCCGCGCGCTCGCCGCCCGCGACGACCAGGTGACCGTCGAGTGGTGGAAGGAGGAGCGCGGCGAGCGGATCTTCGTCGACTTCAACCAGAACAACCGCGACCGCACCATGGCGTCGGCGTACTCCCTGCGCCCGCTGCCCGGTGCGCCCGTCTCCACCCCGCTGAGCTGGGCCGAGCTCGCCGAGACGAAGGACCCGAAGGAGCTCAACCTGTTCACGGTCCCCGAGCGGCTCGCCGACACCGGCGACGCGTGGGCCGGCATCGACGAGGTGGCGTACTCCCTCCAGCCGCTGCTGGACCTGTGGGAGGAGCAGGGTGCCGTCGAGCTCAACTTCCCGCCGGACTACCCGAAGATGCCGGGCGAGCCGCCGCGCGTGCAGCCCAGCAAGAAGGTCGCCTCGCACTGGGACGAGGACGGCAACCGGGTCGAGCCGTGA
- a CDS encoding ATP-binding protein: MVSEEEWREVFGDDTARTHRLSAHQLEQVGSALPAVGDLDLAVRRLLAGPLARLARRVRPRKTWDDLVLGEPQLDQLRTIAARFRHAGTVYDDWGVTSASGRGIVALFTGPSGTGKSLAAEVVAHTLGLDLYKVDLSAVVSKYIGETEQNLEKLFSAASAGSAVLFFDEADSLFGKRSDVKDARDRYANLEVSYLLQRLESYDGIVVLATNLPKNLDDAFLRRIHEVVSFTLPAVDERRAIWAHHLADGDLPVDRGVDLARLSKQFEISGGIIRNVVVGAAFRAADEGRPITMAHLLQALSGEYKKLGRLLNPEDFVVTG; the protein is encoded by the coding sequence GTGGTCTCCGAGGAGGAGTGGCGCGAGGTCTTCGGGGACGACACCGCGCGCACCCACCGGCTGAGCGCCCACCAGCTCGAGCAGGTGGGCTCGGCGCTGCCGGCCGTCGGCGACCTGGATCTCGCCGTCCGGCGGCTCCTCGCCGGCCCCCTGGCCCGCCTGGCGCGGCGGGTCCGGCCGCGCAAGACCTGGGATGACCTCGTGCTCGGCGAGCCCCAGCTCGACCAACTGCGCACGATCGCGGCCCGCTTCCGCCATGCCGGGACCGTCTACGACGACTGGGGGGTGACCTCGGCGTCCGGCCGCGGCATCGTCGCGCTCTTCACCGGCCCGTCCGGCACCGGCAAGTCACTGGCGGCCGAGGTCGTCGCGCACACGCTCGGCCTCGACCTCTACAAGGTCGACCTGTCGGCGGTGGTCAGCAAGTACATCGGCGAGACCGAGCAGAACCTGGAGAAGCTCTTCAGCGCCGCCTCGGCCGGCAGCGCGGTGCTGTTCTTCGACGAGGCCGACTCGCTGTTCGGCAAGCGCTCCGACGTCAAGGACGCTCGCGATCGCTACGCCAACCTCGAGGTCTCCTACCTGCTCCAGCGCCTCGAGAGCTACGACGGCATCGTCGTCCTGGCCACCAACCTGCCCAAGAACCTCGACGACGCGTTCCTGCGACGCATCCACGAGGTCGTCTCGTTCACGCTCCCCGCCGTCGACGAGCGTCGGGCGATCTGGGCCCACCACCTCGCCGACGGCGACCTGCCGGTCGACCGCGGCGTCGACCTCGCCCGGCTGTCGAAGCAGTTCGAGATCTCGGGCGGCATCATCCGCAACGTGGTCGTCGGTGCCGCGTTCCGGGCCGCCGACGAGGGCCGGCCCATCACGATGGCGCACCTCCTCCAGGCACTCTCCGGCGAGTACAAGAAGCTAGGACGCCTCCTCAATCCGGAGGACTTCGTGGTCACCGGTTGA